In Luteipulveratus mongoliensis, the DNA window TGGGTGGCGATGCGGTGATCATCCCCAACGGGGTCTTCGTCGACCGGTTCGCCGGCGCGCAGCCGCGCCCGGAGTGGCAGGGCACCGCGGACCGCCCGACCATCTGCTTCCTCGGCCGCATGCAGGAGGCGCGCAAGGGTCTGCCCGTGCTGCTGCGCGCGGTCCCCGCGATGCTGAAGGCCAAGCCCGGCCTGCGGGTCCTCATCGCAGGCCCGGGCGACGAGCGACAGGTGCTGTCCGGTCAACCGCCCGAGGTGGTCGCCGCCTGCGAGATGCTCGGCGCCATCAGCGACGAGGACAAGGCGCGGCTCTTCGCGTCCGCCGACATCTACATCGCCCCCAACACCGGCGGCGAGAGCTTCGGGATCATCCTCATCGAGGCCATGAGCGCCGGAGCGCCCGTGCTCGCGAGTGATCTCGGCGCGTTCGTGCGGGTCCTCGACGGAGGTCATGTCGGCCAGACCTTCCGCAACGAGGACCCTGCCGACCTGGCGACCGAGGTCGTACGCCTGCTCGATGACCCTGAGCGACGTACGACACTCGCCCGGCTCGGTGGGCAGCGCGCCCACACCTTCGACTGGTCCGTGGTCACCCAGGACATCCTGATGGTCTACGAAACGGCGATCGAGGCCTGGGCGCCACCGCACATCAGCTCCCGCTGGCGCCGAGGAGGCACTCGCTGATGGAGATCATCGGCTGGGTCGCCCTCGTCGTCGCACTCGTCTCGATGGCGGCCTGGCGGCTCACCTACACCGCGGCACGGCTGGACCGCCTGCACGGCCGGGTCGAGGGCACGATGTCTGCCCTTGACGCCCAGCTCGTCCGCCGGGCCGAGGCGAGCCTGGAGCTGGTCCGCAGTGATGCGCTCGACCCGACGAGCGCTCTCGTTCTCGGCGGCGCCGCGACGTCCTCACTCGAGCTGGCCGACGAGGAGGCGGTGACGTCAGAGGTCCGAGTTCATGGCATCAGTCCGGAGCGAGGCGAGGTGGAGAGCGCTCTGTCTGAAGCCCTTGAGCAGATCCTCACGCCCGAGACCATCGTCGACCTGCGTGACCGCCACGCCTTCGGACAGGAGGGCCTGGAGATCGTCTACCGCGCGGGTCAGCGGGTGCAGCTGTCGCGGCGGTTCTACAACGACGCCGTGCGCGACGTACGCCGCGTGCGCGCCAAGCGTTTCGTCCGCTGGTTCCGCCTCGCCGGGCACACGGCGATGCCCGAGTCAGTGGAGTTCAACGACTTCGTGCCCGAGATCCGCCAGGTCTGAGGCCTCGCGGACTGGACACAATCGGCCGTGGCCCCTTAGTGCCAGAGGACGAATCCTGGCTCTTTCCTGCCGGACGGTCGTCGTACGCTGAGGAGGTCCCCAGCGTACGAGAGTGAGATGTCATGTCTGAGAACTTGTCCCAGGAGTCCGTCACCACGCCCGCCACCGGTACCGCGCGGGTCAAGCGCGGCATGGCGGAGATGCTCAAGGGCGGCGTGATCATGGACGTCGTCACCGCCGAGCAGGCCAAGATCGCCGAGGACGCCGGCGCCGTCGCCGTCATGGCGCTGGAGCGCGTCCCGGCCGACATCCGCGCCCAGGGCGGGGTGTCGCGGATGAGCGACCCGGACATGATCGACAGCATCATCGAGGCGGTCTCGATCCCCGTGATGGCCAAGGCCCGGATCGGCCACTTTGTCGAGGCGCAGGTGCTGCAGAGCTTGGGTGTCGACTACATCGACGAGTCCGAGGTGCTGACGCCCGCGGACTACGCCAACCACATCGACAAGTGGGAGTTCACGGTTCCCTTCGTCTGTGGTGCGACCAACCTGGGCGAGGCGCTGCGCCGGATCACCGAGGGTGCGGCGATGATCCGTTCCAAGGGCGAGGCCGGCACCGGCGACGTGTCCAACGCGACGACCCACATGCGCCAGATCCGCCAGGAGCTGCGCCGCCTGCAGAACCTGCCGGAGGACGAGCTCTACGTGGCCGCCAAGGAGCTGCAGGCGCCGTACGAGCTGGTCAAGGATGTCGCGCTGGCCGGCAAGCTGCCTGTCGTGCTCTTCACCGCCGGCGGCATCGCGACGCCCGCCGACGCGGCGATGATGATGCGGCTCGGTGCCGAGGGCGTCTTCGTCGGCTCCGGCATCTTCAAGAGCGGCAACCCGGCCGAGCGTGCCCAGGCCATCGTCAAGGCCACGACGTTCTACGACGACCCCGACGTGATCGCCAAGGTGTCACGCGGCCTGGGAGAGGCGATGGTCGGCATCAACGTCGAGGAGATCCCCGAGCCGCACCGCCTGGCCGAGCGCGGCTGGTGATGCTGGTCGCCTGACCCTCTGGGTCAGGCGACCGTGCTCGCGTCGGCTGCGTCATCGGCGCGGTTCGTCACCCGCGCCGCCGCGACCGGCAGGACAGACGGCATCCGCATACAGATCAGCGCGCCGACCGCTGCGACCCCGATGAGGGCGAACCACACGGTCATCTCGCCATGGGCCAGCAGCCAGGTGAAGGCCGACGGCGCGATGATGCCGCAGACGAGCCACGAGAGCTGATAGAGCGCCATGTAGCGGCCGCGCAGGTGGGCCGGCCTGCTGTCGACGGCGATCGTCGTGAGGACGGGTCCGCCGAGCAGCTCGCCGAGGGTGTAGACGGCGACGGCGACCAGAATGGCCACGGCGGCGAGCGAGGTCGAAAGGGCGCTGACACCGGCCAGCAGAACGAACCCTGCTGCGAAGACGACATTCGCCAGCAGCGCGATGCGGTAGCGGGCGTGGCCAGTCATCCGCCGCACCACCAGACCCTGGCCGAACCCGACGAGCACCGTGTTGACGGTGAAGATCGCGCCCGTGACCCAGCCGGGCAGCTCCAGGATCTCCGAGGCGTACACAGGCATCGCGATGTTGAGCGCCATGGAGCAGAGGGCGTAAACCAGATTGCCGAGCACAAGGATCCGAAAAGGCTTGTCCCGCAACGCAACTGCCCAGTGCGCTCGGTCCTCTTCGGGCGGGCGCTGCTGCGCCGTGTCGCGCACCAGCAGGTAGAGGACGACGGCGACGACGTACGACGCGGCGTTCGCCAGGACGACCGCGCGGTACGCCGTGGTCGTGTCGATCGTGACGACGAGACCCGCTGCCAGGCCGCCTAGCGCAAAGCCGACGTTGCGCAGGGCGCCTAGGAACCCGAACCACAGCTCGCGCTCGCCGGGCTCGGACAGCGCTGCGACGAGCGGGGAGTACGACGCCCAGAATGCCGATTGGCCGAGCCCCACGAGGCTGGTGAGTAGGACGACCTCGGCGAACGATGAGGCCTGGGTGTAGCCGACGAAGCCGATCGCCTGCACGGCGTTGGCGACGATGAGCACTCGCTTGGCGCCGACCCGGTCGACCACCTGACCCACGAAGAGCACGAACGGCAGGCTCACAAGAGCCGCGATCGAGAGCGCGGCTCCTACCTGGGGGAGGGTCAGCGAGGTGGTTGCAAGGAAGTACAGGACCGAGACCGGCATGAAGACGCCACTGCCGACCGCGTCAACGGCGACGGCCGTGACGAAGGTCCGATGTCGGGCTATGTGGGGGATGCCCAGTCGTTCGCGCACTGACGGATCCTGACAGGTGCCGTCCACGTCAGGGCAACTGGTTAAAGCGCTGCCCGGTCAGCTCAGTCGGGCAGCACCATCAGCAGGATCGGTGGCTCGTGATCCGGCAGCCACTCCGGTCGCGCGGTGCCCACCTGGCGCCAACCCAGGTGCAGGTAGACCGAAGCGGCCGTCGAGTGGCGCTGGACGACATCGAGCACCGGCGTACGGCCGCTGCCCCTGATCCAGTCGACCGAGGTGCGGATGAGCGCGCCGCCGGCGCCGGTCCCTTTGGCGCGGTCATCGACGAACAGCACTGACATACAAGCCAGCTCGCGAATCGGACGCCCCGCTCCCGCCGACCAGATCTGCCCGAGCTCGTCATCGTCGACCGCGCTGACCGCGACGTGACCGATCACGGAGCCATCGAGCTCCGCGACCCAGGCCCGCTCCTCGTCCTTGCGGACAACGAACTCCTCGGGCGGAAAGGGCAGGGGCCAGCGCAGCGGGTAGTGCGAGGTGGGCTGCTGCGCGGCGAGCACCTCGACCAACGCAGGAATGTCGTCCGGCCGTCGCGGCCGGATCGTGGCAGTCGTGCTCACAGGCGTTCGCGCATCCACGCGAAGTCGGCCAGGTGCTCCTCGGCTCCGCCCGGTGTCTCACAGATGACCGGCGCACCGGCGTCGCGGACGACCGAGGCGAAGTCGTCCGGGTCGAGCTGGCCTGAGCCGAAGTTGGCGTGCCGGTCGGCGCCGGAGTCGAACGAGTCGCGACTGTCGTTGGCGTGCACCAAGTCGATCCGTCCGGTGATGCCGTGCACACGCTCGACGGCCTCGGTCAGCTTGATGCCTCCGGCCCAGGCGTGACAGGTGTCGAGGCAGAAGCCGACGTTCTCGACGCCATCGGCCGACTGGATCGCCTGCCAGACGCCGTCGATGCGATCGAGGTGACGCGCCATCGCGTTGTCACCGCCGGCGGTGTTCTCGATCAGAAGCGGGATCTTGAGATCGGTCGCCTCGATCGCCTTGCGCCAGTTGTCGAACCCCTTAGCGGGGTCGTCGTCCTTGTTGACGTGCCCACCGTGCACGATCAGGCCCTTGGCACCGATCTCGGCGGCCGCGTCCATGTGCTGCTGGAGCAGCTTGCGGCTCGGGATACGGATCCGGTTGTTGGTGGTGGCGACGTTGACGATGTAGGGAGCGTGGACGTACAGATCGACGCCCGCCTCCTGGGCTGCAGCACGCAGGCCGTCCGCGCCGCCGGAGAACCGGATTTCGGGACCCTTGTAACCCTGCGGGTCGCCCAGGAAGAACTGGACCAGCGTGGTCTCCCGAGCGAGTGCCTCAGCCACGGGGTCTGCCTGCTCGACGTGCGCGCCGATGGAGATCGTCATGGCACCAGGCTACGAAGCGGCGCCGACATCCGTACGCCGGTCTCGCCGACCGTCACGGAACCCGCGGTGGAGGCTGCCTCCGGTTCGTGACCTGGATCACAGGCGCAACCCCCGGGTGCAGGCGTAGCGTGATGGAGTGACGGAAAGCCGGACTGAATCACCTGCCATCAAAACCGTCGGCGAGCTACGCGCGAGTGGCCACGAGCAGCGCAGCCTGAAGGCCGAGATTCGAGGCAACCTCATCGCCGCTCTGGCCCAGGGGCGAGATCCGTGGCCAGGCATTCAGGGCTTCGGCGCAACGGTGATCCCGCAGCTGGAGCGGGCGCTCCTGGCCGGGCACGACATCGTGCTGCTCGGTGAGCGGGGCCAGGGAAAGACCCGTGTCCTGCGCACTCTTGCCGGCCTGCTCGATGAGTGGACGCCCGTCATCGACGGCTCTGAGCTGGGCGAGCACCCCTACGAGCCGATCACACCCGCGTCCGTACGTCGGGTTGCCGAGCTCGGCGACGACCTGCCGGTGTCGTGGCGGCACCGCGACGAGCGTTACACCGAAAAGCTCGCCACGCCCGACACCTCGGTCGCAGACCTCGTCGGCGATGTCGACCCGATGAAGGTCGCCGAGGGCCGCCACCTGGGCGACCCGGAGACGATCCACTTCGGGCTCATCCCTCGGTCGCACCGGGGGATCGTGGCCATCAACGAGCTGCCCGACCTGGCCGAACGCATCCAGGTCGCGATGCTCAACGTGATGGAGGAGCGGGACATCCAGGTGCGTGGCTACGTGCTGCGACTGCCGCTCGATGTGCTCGTCGTGGCCAGCGCAAACCCGGAGGACTACACCAACCGCGGGCGCATCATCACCCCGCTCAAGGACCGCTTCGGCGCCGAGATCCGTACCCACTACCCGCTCGAGGTCGAGGACGAGATCGCGGTCATCCAGCAGGAGGCACAGCTGGTCGCGACCGTGCCGGACTTCCTGGTCGAGGTCTTGGCACGGTTCACCCGAGCGTTGCGCGAGTCGACCTACGTCGACCAACGTTCAGGCGTATCAGCACGATTCGCGATTGCCGGGGCCGAGACGATTGCGGCGGCAGCGCTGCACCGCGCCACCGTTCGTGGCGAGGATGAGCCAGTCGCGCGAGTGGTCGACCTCGAGACGGCGGTCGATGTGCTGGGCGGCAAGATCGAGCTCGAGTCCGGCCATGAGGATCGGGGCCAGGAGGTGCTGGAGCTCCTCCTGCGGACCGCCACCGCCGATACCGTGCGGCAGCGGCTGCGAGGCATCGACCTCGCGCTCCTCGTCAGTGCCCTCGAGGGCGGCGCCCAGGTGACGACCGGTGATCACGTCACGGCGGCCGAGCTGATCGAGTCGCTCCCTGTGCTCGGCGAGTCCGACCTCTACGACAGCGTTGCCGAGCGTCTGGGTGCCTCGACCCAGGGCGAGCGTGCCAGCGCGATCGAGTTCGCTCTGGAGGGCCTCTACCTGGCTCGCAAGGTCAGCAAGGACTCCGACGAGACCGGCACCACGACGTACGGCTGAGGGATGAGCTGCGTTGCCACGTAAAGACTTTCAGCGGTCACGTTATGGCCGGTACGTCGACGGTCCCGACCCGTTGGCGCCGCCCGTCGATCTCGGAGAGGCGCTCGACGCCATCGGCGAGGACGTTATGGCCGGCTACTCGCCCGAGCACGCACTCCAGGAGTTCCTTCGCCGTGGTGGACGCTCGCAGCGCGGGCTGGACGACCTTGCGCGGCAGGTCGCCCAACGCCGTCGCGAGATCCTGCAGCGCCACAACCTCGACGGCACCTTCCAGGAGATCAAGGAGCTGCTCGACCGCGCGGTCCTCAACGAGCGCAAGCAGCTCGCCCGCGATCTCGACGACGACGCCAGGTTCTCCGAGATGCGGCTCGAGCAGCTGCCGGCCTCGCCGGCTGCCGCGGTCAACGAGCTGGGCGACTATCAGTGGCGCAGCAGCGAGGCGCGAGCCGACTTCGAGCGGATCAAGGACCTCCTGGGTCGCGAGGCGTTGGACCAGCGATTCGCGGGCATGAAGCAGGCGCTCGAGAACGCCACTGATGAGGACCGCGAACGCATCAGCCAGATGCTCGATGACCTCAACCACCTCCTGGCGGCGCATGCGCGCGGGGACAACACGGACGAGCAGTTCCAGCAGCTCATGGAGAAGCACGGGGAGTTCTTCCCGGAGCATCCCGAGACGGTCGAGGAGCTGCTGGACGCACTGGCTCAACGCGCCGCCGCTGCGCAGCGCATGCGCAACTCGCTCACCCAGGAGCAGCGTGACGAGCTGGATTCACTGGCACAGAACGCTTTTGGCTCACCACGCTTGATGGAGCAGCTGTCGCAGCTGGACAACAACCTGCGCGGACTGCGACCCGGCGAGGACTGGTCAGGTTCGGCGCCGATGGAGGGGGAGCAGGGTCTGGGGCTGGGTGACGGGACCGGCGCGCTCCAGGACCTCGCCGAGCTCGACGCGCTCAGCGAGCAGCTGTCCCAGCAGTACGCCGGAGCCCGCATGGAGGACGTCGACCTCGATGCTCTCGCCAAGCAGCTCGGCGACGAGGCGGCCGTTGACGCCCAGACGTTGACCGAGCTCGAACGCGCCCTGCGACAACGCGGATACCTGCATCGCGACGCCCAAGGACAGCTCCAGCTCTCACCTCAGGCGATGCGACAGATCGGCAAGTCGCTCATGCAGGATGTTGCGCAGCGGTTGTCCGGTCGGAGCGGCCAGCGCGACCTACGCCGGTCGGGTGCGGCGGGGGAGGCCAGCGGCGCCACGCGTCCGTGGGAGTTCGGTGACACCGAGCCGTGGGACGTGACCCGCTCCTTGACCAATGCCGCCGTACGCAGAGCCAGCGACCCGGACGGGCCGCTGCTGCACCTGGACGACGTCGAGATCCGCGAGACCGAGGCGCGTACCCAAGCGGCCGTGGCGCTGCTGGTCGACACGTCCTTCTCGATGGCGATGGACGGTCGCTGGGTCCCGATGAAGCGCACCGCCCTCGCCCTGCACCACCTGGTCAGCACCCGCTTCCGCGGTGACGACTTGCAGCTCATCGGCTTCGGGCGGCACGCCCAGACGATGCAGATCGAGGAGCTGACGGCGCTGGACGCCGAGTGGGACAAGGGCACCAACCTCCATCACGCGCTGCTGCTCGCCAACCGCCACTTCCGTCGGCACCCCAACGCTCAACCGGTGCTGCTGATCGTGACGGACGGCGAGCCCACCTCTCACCTCGAGCCGGACGGAGAGGTGTTCTTCTCCTATCCACCGCATCCGCTGACGATCGCTTACAGCGTTCGCGAGCTGGACGCGTCCACCCGTCTCGGTGCCACCACGACGATCTTCCGGCTCGGCGAGGACCCCGGTCTGGCGCGCTTTCTCGACCAGCTGGCCAAGCGCTGCGGCGGCCGCATCGTGGCACCCGAGCTCGACGGACTGGGTGCAGCCGTCGTCGACGGATACCTCAGCTCGCGGTCCTTCGCCTCGCGGCTGTATGGCGGCCCACACCTCGCCGGGTGAGTCCGCTCAGGTGGGGGAACCTGACTTGTCGCGCGCGTCGGGTGGAGGCACCTGTCGCCCGGTCTCTCCCAGCGATGCGCGTGCGTTGCTGTCGACGGGCGGCAGCAGACCGGTCATCGCGCACAGGTTGCGCCCAAACGCGGTCAGCTCGATGCTGCGCCGGACGGTGACCCCCTTGCCCGCCTCCTTCATGGCCTCCTCGACCTCTTCCTGAGCCTCGAGCACGTCATACACGCTCTGCTCAGGAAGCGGCTCCTGGGAGAACCAGACCAGGCCGAGACGGAACATGTTGTTCAGGTAGGCCGGCACACGCTCGATGTTCAGGCATCCTGCGTAGCGGCCGATCATCGTGATGCCCGGCGCGATCAGCACGCTGCCGACACCGAACGGCTTCTTGGTGCGCACGTCCACGGAGGGCTGCGGGCCGCTGCGCGCGAACAGACGCAGGATGCGGGCCTCGTCGGGAGCCAGCTCGGACAGCAGCCGGACGTACGCCGGGTGGCCGCCGTCCTTGTACGTCAGGTCGGCCGAGGCGTCCAGCAGCGCGTTGAGCCGGTCGGGCAACGTGATGCCGTTGTACTGATGCGCCGGGCCGCTTCCGACGATCCGGTTGCGGAACTCCTTCGGCATCGGGTCCGGCTCGTCGGCCACGCCGAGGATCTCGCGTACGGACTCCTTGGCCTCGCTCCCGATCTGGTGGAAGACCGCTTGTGCCGACTGCCCCGAGACGGCACCACGAACCACGACGTTGCCCAGGTGCAGGGAAGCGGTCAGGGTCCACTGGTTGGTGCGCAGGATCATGAGGCCGGCGACCTTGGCGACATCGGGGACGGCCCGCAGCAGTGCACCCGTCGGGATACCCGGGATGACTTGGCGGTCCAGGATCCCGTGCGGCTCATCCCACTGCTCGACGACGCCTGGAGACGCGTCAGTCGTCTGCTGCACAGGTGGAGGCGTCGCTCGCTCGACGGCTGCTGCCGGTGAGGCACCGTTCGTATAAGGGACCGCGGTGGACCCGTTGCCGTGTGACCCGTTCTGACCAAGGACCTCTGGAGCGGGCGCGTAGTCATCCACGGAAGTGGTGGGGACGGTGTAGTCAGTAGTCATCTCACACTCCGAAGATGATGAGGTGGGCCAGGCCGGCGACGATTCCGAGCACCGCGCCGTGCAGGATCAACAACCATTCGTCCTCTTTGATCGCCGAGCGCAGCATCTCGGCGAAGTCGTGCGAGCTCATCGCCCGAGTCTTCTCCGCGACGAGCTCACGAATCTTGCCGCTCTGCCGGTCGTTGAACTCTTCGTCCAGCAATGAGGTGCTCGCGAGGTCGGTGGCCTCGGCGACAGCGAAGCGGGACATCGTGTCGTACGCCTCGCGACCGATCGCGGCGCGGACCGGGACCTTCGCCACTCCGACAGCCGAGTCGACCACGGGTCGCATGAGGTTCTCGATCATCTTGTGGGTTCGGTCGCCACGAGGCCCGTTGAACAGCTCGTAGCCGATGTTGGTCAGCGTCACGATGCGCTCGGAGATGATGCGGGCCCAGACGTCGGCCACCTGGTCCTGGCGCCGGATGAACAACCCCTGGAACTTGAACGGGCCGATGCCACGTGGTTTGACCGGTTGGAAGATGACGGCGATGGCGAGCCAGTTGGTGACGTAGCCGATGACCGCGCCGCAGACGGGCAGCAGCCACCAGATCGGGAACGCGGCGACGAGGAACATCAGCGGGATACCGAGGATGAACCCGAAGACGAAGCCGAAGTGGACGATCAGCCGGAGGTCGCGCTTGCCCATCTCCTGGAAGATGATGTTGGCCAGCCGCGGGTCCTCCTCCATGTAGCCGATCACCATCAGCTTCACGTCCAGGAGCTGATCGATGTTGAGCCCGATCTCCTGGGTGAGGTCGTAGATCAGCTTGGGCAGCCGCTGCTCGATGCGGGCCTTGATCATCGCCCGCATGCTCGGCGGCACGTTGGCCCAGAGGGTCGGGTAGTAGGTCCGCATGATGCGGTCGACGATGCGATCGATCTCGGGCTTGGAGGTCCGCAGGATGTGGTCGGCGATCGCGTCCGGATCGAGCTGTTCGTAGAACTCGGTCGTCGTGCCGAGCTTGGTCAAGCCCTTGTCGACGGCGATGCTGCCCATCTTCGCGGCCCTCGACGGGATGATCCCTTGCCAGCCGAACTTGCCTTTGGTGAGCCCGACCGGGACCTCCAGCACCTTGCGCGGCAGGAACTGCGCAGCTGTCTTCATACCCGGGATGCGGATGCCCTTGAACTGGATCGGGTAGAAGAGCATGAGCACGCCGGTCCAGTTGGTGATCCAGCCGATGATCCCGGTGAAGAGGGGCACCGACAGGTGCATGACCAGGCCCTCCGCATGGACCAACGGGATGACCGATGCAGGTTCCACTCGTTGCCCTCCAGTCGCGTAGGCACAAGGCTTCCTTGCCTCGTGTACGTCGGCTCCTGCTTCGGGACCCTAGACCGACACGGGTGCTCAGAACAGAGATCGGCGTGATCTATTTCACAAAATGGGCACTTTTGTAAAGTCACGCGTCGGACCGACTCGCTCTCCTCGACGCGCCTGCCATTAGCCTCGCCCCATGATTTCGCCGCTGGTCGGGGTCCTTGCGGTGCAAGGAGACGTACGCGAGCACGTTCGTGCGCTCGAGGAAGCGGGAGCCCGCGCGATCGGCGTACGCCGGCCGGAGGAGATCTCCCAGCTCGACGGGTTGGTGCTGCCAGGCGGAGAGTCGACGACCATCGACAAGCTGCTGCGCACCTTCGACCTCCAGCAGCCGCTCCGGGAGCGGATCGCTGACGGTCTGCCGGTCTACGGATCCTGCGCGGGCATGATCCTGCTCGCCGACCAGGTGAAGGACGGCCGGCCTGATCAGCAGACCCTGGGTGGTCTCGATGTCACGGTGCGGCGCAACGCGTTCGGTCGCCAGGTCGACTCGTTCGAGACCGACCTGGAGATGACTGGTATCGAGGGCGGCCCGGTGCACGCGGTCTTCATCCGCGCACCGTGGGTCGAGGCGATCGGGCCGGATGTCCGGGTGCTGGCCACCGTGCCCGACGGACCGGCAGCAGGACGTGTCGTCGCCGTACAGCAGGGTGCGCTGCTCGCGACGTCCTTCCACCCCGAGGTGACGGGCGACCACCGAATCCATCGCTACTTCGTCACTCAGACTTTGCGCACCTGACGCGCCACGGACGTTCCGCAACGGATGACTGGGACCACCCCGTCCTTCATGCCCAAGGAGCGCCCCGTGTCTCTCCCACAGCTCAGTCGTCGCCAGCTGCTTGGTCTCACCGGTGCCACCGGACTGGCCGCAGCCACGACGCTCACCACCACCTCGAGCCCTGCCCGGGCTCTGGTCGGCTCGGACAACCCCTTCACTCTCGGTGTCGCGAGCGGCGACCCTGAGCCCGACGGTGTCGTCCTCTGGACCCGACTCGCGCCGCAGCCCTTGGCTCTCGACGGCCGCGGCGGCATGTCCGACCGCCCGGTCGTCGTGCAGTGGGAGATCGCGACCGACCCCTCGTTCGGCGCCCACAGCATCGCCCGCCGTGGTTCTGAGATCGCACGTCCATCGCTCGCACACTCGGTCCACGCCGAGGTCCACGGCCTGCGGCCGGATCGCGTGTACTGGTACCGGTTCCGCGCCGGCCACAGCATCAGCCCGGCCGGCCGCACCCGGACCGCGCCGGCGTACAACGCTCGACTGAACGAGCTGCGTTTCGCGTTCACCAGCTGCTCGAACCTGCCCGCGGGCTACTTCACGGCATATCGCCACATGGCACAGGACGACCTCGACCTGGTCATGCATCTCGGTGACTACGTCTATGAAGGTCCGGGCGTGAGCACGATTCCCGGACGGTCGCACACCTCCGGGGCCGAGATGTTCGACCTGCCGGGCTACCGCCTGCGCTACTCCCAGTACAAGAACGACCCAGACCTGCAGGCTGCGCACGCCGCCGCGCCGTGGATCGTCACGCCGGACGACCACGAGGTCGAGAACAACTACGCAGGCGCGATCTCCGAGCTCGACAAGGAGCCCGACCAGGACCCGGCGATCTTCCTGAAGCGGCGCGCGGCGGCGTACCAGGCGTACTACGAGCACCAACCCGTCCGGCGCCGGTCCATCCCCAAGGGTGCAGACATGCAGCTGTACCGCCGGCTGCGCTACGGCCGGCTCGCCGACTTCAACGTGCTGGACACCCGGCAGTACCGCGACGACCAGATCGAGGGCTGCGCCCAGCCCTGCACCGAGCGATACCAGCCCGGCCGCACCATGCTCGGTGCGCAGCAAGAGCGCTGGCTGCTCAGCGGACTCTCGGCGTCGCGGTCGACCTGGAAGGTCGTGGGCAACCAGGTCGTGACGTTCGACGCCGACGGCAAGAGCGGCGCGGGCGAGAGCTACGGGATGGACAACTGGATGGGCTACGCGAACGCACGCCAGCGCTGGTACGACAGCCTCCATCAGCACGGCGTGCAGAACACCGTCGTCGTCACCGGCGACGCCCACCGCAGCGCTGTCGCCGACCTCAAGCTGGACTTCCGTGACCAGGCATCGCCCACCGTCGGCGTCGAGCTGCTCGGCACGTCCATCACCTCGGGCGGTGACGGCAAGGACATGGACGGGACCGGTACGACCTGGCTCGCCGAGAACCCGCACCTGAAGTTCGCGAACTCGCAGCGCGGCTACCAGCGCTGCGTGCTGACGCCCACGGAGTGGCGTACGGACTACCGCGTGGTCGACAAGGTGACGACGCCCGGCGGGGTCATCAGCACCCGCGGCGAGATCTACATCGAGGCCGGTCGGCCAGGGGTCGCGGACGTCGTCCGCCACTGACCGCGAGGTCCATGGCACACCATCGCTAGGATCGTGCGGTGCCCGCAGGGTCGCGGGTACCGCACGCGATGGACCAAGGACAGGTGAAGAGGCACATATGAGCGGTCACTCCAAATGGGCGACGACAAAGCACAAGAAGGCTGCGATCGACGCCAAGCGGGGCAAGCTCTTCGCCAAGCTGATCAAGAACATCGAGGTCGCCGCACGACAGGGTGGCGGTGACGCGGTCGGCAACCCGACGCTGTTCGATGCGATTCAGAAGGCCAAGAAGTCTTCCGTCCCCAACGACAACATCGACCGCGCGGTCAAGCGTGGATCAGGCGCTGAGGCCGGCGGGGCCGA includes these proteins:
- a CDS encoding Abi-alpha family protein; amino-acid sequence: MTTDYTVPTTSVDDYAPAPEVLGQNGSHGNGSTAVPYTNGASPAAAVERATPPPVQQTTDASPGVVEQWDEPHGILDRQVIPGIPTGALLRAVPDVAKVAGLMILRTNQWTLTASLHLGNVVVRGAVSGQSAQAVFHQIGSEAKESVREILGVADEPDPMPKEFRNRIVGSGPAHQYNGITLPDRLNALLDASADLTYKDGGHPAYVRLLSELAPDEARILRLFARSGPQPSVDVRTKKPFGVGSVLIAPGITMIGRYAGCLNIERVPAYLNNMFRLGLVWFSQEPLPEQSVYDVLEAQEEVEEAMKEAGKGVTVRRSIELTAFGRNLCAMTGLLPPVDSNARASLGETGRQVPPPDARDKSGSPT
- a CDS encoding vWA domain-containing protein, producing the protein MPRKDFQRSRYGRYVDGPDPLAPPVDLGEALDAIGEDVMAGYSPEHALQEFLRRGGRSQRGLDDLARQVAQRRREILQRHNLDGTFQEIKELLDRAVLNERKQLARDLDDDARFSEMRLEQLPASPAAAVNELGDYQWRSSEARADFERIKDLLGREALDQRFAGMKQALENATDEDRERISQMLDDLNHLLAAHARGDNTDEQFQQLMEKHGEFFPEHPETVEELLDALAQRAAAAQRMRNSLTQEQRDELDSLAQNAFGSPRLMEQLSQLDNNLRGLRPGEDWSGSAPMEGEQGLGLGDGTGALQDLAELDALSEQLSQQYAGARMEDVDLDALAKQLGDEAAVDAQTLTELERALRQRGYLHRDAQGQLQLSPQAMRQIGKSLMQDVAQRLSGRSGQRDLRRSGAAGEASGATRPWEFGDTEPWDVTRSLTNAAVRRASDPDGPLLHLDDVEIRETEARTQAAVALLVDTSFSMAMDGRWVPMKRTALALHHLVSTRFRGDDLQLIGFGRHAQTMQIEELTALDAEWDKGTNLHHALLLANRHFRRHPNAQPVLLIVTDGEPTSHLEPDGEVFFSYPPHPLTIAYSVRELDASTRLGATTTIFRLGEDPGLARFLDQLAKRCGGRIVAPELDGLGAAVVDGYLSSRSFASRLYGGPHLAG
- a CDS encoding alkaline phosphatase D family protein, with product MSLPQLSRRQLLGLTGATGLAAATTLTTTSSPARALVGSDNPFTLGVASGDPEPDGVVLWTRLAPQPLALDGRGGMSDRPVVVQWEIATDPSFGAHSIARRGSEIARPSLAHSVHAEVHGLRPDRVYWYRFRAGHSISPAGRTRTAPAYNARLNELRFAFTSCSNLPAGYFTAYRHMAQDDLDLVMHLGDYVYEGPGVSTIPGRSHTSGAEMFDLPGYRLRYSQYKNDPDLQAAHAAAPWIVTPDDHEVENNYAGAISELDKEPDQDPAIFLKRRAAAYQAYYEHQPVRRRSIPKGADMQLYRRLRYGRLADFNVLDTRQYRDDQIEGCAQPCTERYQPGRTMLGAQQERWLLSGLSASRSTWKVVGNQVVTFDADGKSGAGESYGMDNWMGYANARQRWYDSLHQHGVQNTVVVTGDAHRSAVADLKLDFRDQASPTVGVELLGTSITSGGDGKDMDGTGTTWLAENPHLKFANSQRGYQRCVLTPTEWRTDYRVVDKVTTPGGVISTRGEIYIEAGRPGVADVVRH
- the pdxT gene encoding pyridoxal 5'-phosphate synthase glutaminase subunit PdxT — protein: MISPLVGVLAVQGDVREHVRALEEAGARAIGVRRPEEISQLDGLVLPGGESTTIDKLLRTFDLQQPLRERIADGLPVYGSCAGMILLADQVKDGRPDQQTLGGLDVTVRRNAFGRQVDSFETDLEMTGIEGGPVHAVFIRAPWVEAIGPDVRVLATVPDGPAAGRVVAVQQGALLATSFHPEVTGDHRIHRYFVTQTLRT